A genomic segment from Polyangium mundeleinium encodes:
- a CDS encoding ferritin-like domain-containing protein has translation MTHAKHPSPLSLALFTRILRAAGLTAGATLVVAAAACGGNVVIDAGTGGTGGTGGTSATGGTGGILGHTVVSSSVGVGGTGAGGALPCENPPPPNAEYRFLCLPGSVGGNCPPLADVQSELMKQVHGTDECVGSGSCCYDIPGAGCQDLAISAQCCYHVAIIFESCEGRPFIVDGEARTAEPEARADWLLQAGQGLAECLDLSNLDPATRRALADYFTRSGLYEHASVASFARFVLELLGVGAPASLVSAAQQALADEVRHAKLCFGLASAYAGAPVGPGPLPMPALAIGRTLADVALATALEGAVNETLSALVAGEEALRATDPAVKAVLVSIAEDEATHAELAWRTLAWALDAGGPEVARTLEKAFTMAVCPEPEDLVAPGADPDKVAAHGCLSAADKRDVMRRAMADVVLPAARTLLRAPRAGRSVRDDAHGLDNLA, from the coding sequence ATGACCCACGCGAAACATCCTTCCCCTCTTTCGCTTGCGCTTTTCACGCGAATTTTGCGCGCCGCGGGGCTCACCGCGGGCGCGACCCTCGTCGTTGCGGCGGCCGCGTGCGGCGGCAACGTGGTCATTGATGCGGGCACGGGCGGCACGGGCGGCACGGGCGGCACGAGCGCAACGGGCGGCACGGGCGGCATCCTTGGCCACACCGTCGTCAGCTCCAGCGTTGGCGTCGGCGGGACGGGCGCTGGCGGCGCGCTCCCCTGTGAGAACCCGCCGCCCCCGAATGCCGAATATCGTTTCCTTTGCCTCCCGGGCTCCGTGGGCGGCAATTGTCCACCCCTCGCCGACGTCCAGAGCGAGCTCATGAAGCAGGTCCACGGCACCGACGAATGCGTCGGCTCCGGCTCCTGCTGCTATGACATCCCCGGTGCCGGCTGCCAGGACCTCGCGATCAGCGCGCAATGCTGCTACCACGTGGCCATCATCTTCGAGTCCTGCGAAGGCCGCCCCTTCATCGTCGACGGCGAAGCGCGCACCGCGGAGCCCGAGGCCCGCGCCGATTGGCTCCTGCAAGCCGGGCAAGGTTTGGCCGAGTGCCTCGATCTCTCGAACCTCGATCCCGCCACGCGCCGCGCTCTCGCCGACTACTTTACGCGCTCCGGCCTCTACGAGCATGCCTCCGTCGCGTCCTTCGCGCGGTTCGTCCTGGAACTCCTCGGCGTGGGCGCTCCCGCCTCGCTCGTCTCCGCCGCGCAACAAGCCCTGGCCGACGAGGTGCGGCACGCCAAACTCTGCTTTGGCCTCGCCAGCGCCTACGCCGGCGCGCCGGTGGGTCCGGGCCCATTGCCCATGCCCGCGCTCGCGATCGGGCGGACCCTCGCCGACGTCGCGCTCGCCACGGCCCTCGAAGGTGCCGTCAACGAGACGCTCTCCGCGCTCGTTGCGGGCGAAGAGGCCCTGCGCGCAACGGACCCCGCGGTGAAAGCCGTGCTCGTCTCGATTGCCGAGGACGAGGCCACGCACGCAGAGCTCGCATGGCGCACGCTCGCGTGGGCGCTCGACGCGGGCGGGCCCGAGGTCGCCCGCACCCTCGAAAAGGCATTCACCATGGCCGTTTGCCCCGAACCGGAGGACCTCGTCGCCCCCGGCGCGGACCCGGACAAAGTCGCGGCCCACGGCTGCCTCTCGGCCGCGGATAAACGTGACGTCATGCGCCGCGCCATGGCCGACGTCGTTCTGCCGGCCGCGCGTACGCTCCTCCGCGCGCCTCGCGCCGGCCGGTCAGTACGCGATGACGCGCACGGACTGGACAATCTCGCGTAA
- a CDS encoding MGMT family protein yields the protein MSARRAPSKSNKKPAKKAAKAPVKARARISRAEPDDAVEPVSWWEDFYRVVRRIPRGRVTTYGVIAALAGHPRSARHVGFALAALKDPDGSSRVPWQRVLGSRPRNRAAVTIKDPINGALQRALLESEGVTFDTRGNVSLDRFGWAGPGAKKPAAPRKRARA from the coding sequence GTGAGCGCTCGCCGCGCGCCGTCGAAATCAAACAAGAAGCCAGCAAAGAAGGCCGCAAAAGCGCCCGTGAAAGCGCGGGCCCGCATCTCGCGCGCCGAGCCCGACGACGCCGTGGAGCCCGTTTCCTGGTGGGAAGACTTCTACCGCGTCGTCCGTCGCATCCCGCGCGGCCGCGTCACCACGTATGGCGTGATCGCTGCCCTCGCCGGACACCCTCGCTCGGCGCGCCACGTTGGATTCGCGCTCGCCGCGCTGAAGGACCCCGACGGGAGCAGCCGCGTCCCCTGGCAGCGTGTCCTCGGCAGCCGCCCTCGCAATCGCGCCGCCGTCACCATCAAAGATCCCATCAACGGCGCCCTCCAGCGCGCGCTCCTCGAATCCGAGGGCGTCACGTTCGATACGCGCGGAAATGTCTCGCTCGACCGTTTCGGCTGGGCCGGCCCCGGCGCGAAAAAGCCCGCTGCGCCGCGCAAACGCGCGCGCGCCTGA
- a CDS encoding ATP-grasp domain-containing protein — protein sequence MRFAVLVTPFFNESAIRFIAALLDVPALRLAVVSQDVEENLPAELLGRLVKHFRVSNVQDTAELVAATRWLHANVAPVDRLLGVSEFVQVAVAEARDALGLPGPGAEVIRNFRDKPRMKDVLRAAGLPCARHRLATDEAEARRFADEVGFPLVAKPPAGVGSAGTFIVKDKAELDRVLSLSSPTAASPVLLEEFVGGAEHTFDAVVIGGKPVWHSISRYLPNPIEVVDNPWIQWCVLLPRDIGGPEFAPIRELGFRALSVLGLETGICHMEWFRQDDGRIVLSEVAARPGGAQLMNLNARAHDFDMYGQVARLIAFDTFEAPRERKYATGAAFLRGQAPGVVREVLGIEEAEQKLGRMITDVKWPKVGEPRSASYEGEGYVLVRHPETEGVAQALREIVQSVRVIAY from the coding sequence ATGCGATTCGCCGTCCTCGTCACGCCTTTCTTCAACGAGAGCGCCATCCGATTCATCGCCGCCCTGCTCGACGTGCCGGCTCTCCGGCTCGCGGTCGTGAGCCAGGACGTCGAGGAGAACCTGCCGGCAGAGCTGCTCGGCCGGCTCGTGAAGCATTTTCGCGTAAGCAACGTGCAGGACACGGCGGAGCTCGTGGCGGCGACGCGGTGGCTGCACGCGAACGTCGCGCCCGTCGACCGGCTGCTCGGCGTGAGCGAGTTCGTGCAGGTCGCGGTGGCCGAGGCGCGCGACGCGCTGGGGCTGCCGGGGCCGGGCGCGGAGGTGATCCGGAACTTCCGGGACAAACCGCGCATGAAAGACGTGCTGCGCGCGGCGGGATTGCCCTGCGCGCGCCACCGCCTCGCCACGGACGAGGCCGAGGCGCGGCGTTTTGCAGACGAGGTGGGTTTTCCGCTGGTCGCGAAGCCGCCGGCCGGCGTGGGCTCGGCGGGCACGTTCATCGTAAAAGATAAGGCCGAGCTCGATCGCGTGCTCTCGCTCTCCTCGCCCACCGCAGCGTCCCCCGTGCTGCTCGAAGAGTTCGTGGGCGGGGCCGAGCACACGTTCGATGCGGTGGTGATCGGGGGAAAGCCGGTCTGGCACTCGATTTCGCGGTACCTGCCGAATCCGATCGAGGTCGTGGACAATCCGTGGATCCAGTGGTGCGTGCTCTTGCCGCGGGACATCGGCGGGCCGGAGTTCGCTCCGATCCGGGAGCTCGGGTTCCGGGCGCTCTCGGTGCTCGGGCTCGAGACGGGCATTTGCCACATGGAATGGTTCCGGCAAGACGACGGGAGGATCGTTCTCTCCGAGGTCGCGGCGCGGCCGGGCGGCGCGCAGCTCATGAACCTGAACGCGCGCGCCCATGATTTCGACATGTACGGTCAAGTCGCGCGGCTCATCGCATTCGATACGTTCGAGGCGCCGCGCGAGCGCAAGTACGCGACGGGCGCGGCGTTCCTGCGCGGGCAAGCGCCGGGCGTGGTGCGCGAGGTGTTGGGGATCGAGGAGGCCGAGCAAAAGCTCGGCAGGATGATCACGGACGTGAAATGGCCCAAGGTCGGCGAGCCGCGATCGGCGAGCTACGAGGGCGAAGGGTACGTGCTGGTCCGGCACCCGGAGACGGAAGGCGTCGCGCAGGCGTTACGCGAGATTGTCCAGTCCGTGCGCGTCATCGCGTACTGA